The Papaver somniferum cultivar HN1 chromosome 3, ASM357369v1, whole genome shotgun sequence genome includes a region encoding these proteins:
- the LOC113355311 gene encoding CSC1-like protein At4g02900 isoform X1, whose product MASVSDIGASALINLLSAIAFLVAFAILRLQPFNDRVYFPKWYLKGIRGSPTHSGALVSKFVNLDAKTYLRFLNWMPAALKMPELELIDHAGLDSAVYIRIYLLGLKIFVPLTILSFAVLVPVNWTDGTLVKSKDLTFSDIDKLSISNVGAGSKRFWAHLVMAYVFTFWTCYVLYHEYKRVSIMRLQFLASEKRRPDQFSVLVRNVPPDTYESVGEHVEHFFCVNHPDHYLTHQVVYNANTLAKMVAQKKGLLNRLRYYQNKYERNSSKKPTTKTGFCGLWGATVDAIDYYTDEIEKLSKEEISERERVMSDPKAIMPAAFVSFKSRWAAAVCAQTQQSSNPTLWLTEWAPEPRDVYWSNLAIPFVELSIRRLIMAVATFFLTFFFMIPIAFVQSLANIEGIEKVMPFLKPLIEKKVVKSVIQGFLPGIALKIFLILLPTILMTMSKIEGYTSLSSLDRRSASKYHLFVLVNVFLGSIITGTAFQQLDAFIHQSATEIPETVGVSIPMKATFFITYIMVDGWAGVAGEILRLVPLVMFHLKNAFLVKTEQDREEAMDAGSVDFASNEPRIQLYFLLGLVYSVVTPVLLPFIVVFFGFAYLVFRHQIINVYNQKYESGAAFYPDVQRRLIIGLVISQLLLMGLMSSKGAKQSTPLLIALPVLTIWFHRFCKSRFEPAFVKFPLQDAMVKDTLERATEPNLNLRAYLQDAYIHPVFKDDVSEKLSAYDEEENNILVPTKRTSQRSTPGQSKYDSEASDTGGS is encoded by the exons ATGGCATCTGTTTCGGATATTGGTGCTTCAGCCCTTATAAATCTTCTgtctgcaattgcattccttGTCGCGTTTGCAATATTAAGGCTTCAACCATTTAATGATAGAGTTTATTTCCCAAAATGGTATCTCAAGGGGATACGAGGCAGTCCAACACATTCTGGAGCACTTGTGAGCAAATTTGTCAATTTGGATGCCAAGACATATTTGAGGTTTTTGAATTGGATGCCAGCAGCGTTGAAAATGCCGGAATTAGAGCTTATTGACCACGCAGGACTTGATTCTGCTGTGTATATCCGGATATATCTTCTTGG CTTGAAAATCTTTGTCCCTTTAACTATACTTTCTTTTGCGGTCTTGGTTCCTGTCAATTGGACTGATGGAACACTAGTAAAAAGCAAGGATTTGACATTTAGTGATATTGACAAGTTGTCAATATCCAATGTTGGAGCTGGATCAAAAAG GTTTTGGGCTCACTTAGTAATGGCATATGTCTTCACATTCTGGACATGTTATGTGCTATATCACGAATACAAGAGAGTATCTATTATGAGGCTCCAGTTCCTTGCATCTGAAAAACGTCGTCCAGATCAGTTTTCG GTTCTTGTGAGGAACGTCCCTCCAGATACTTACGAATCAGTTGGCGAGCATGTTGAACATTTCTTTTGTGTCAATCATCCTGATCACTACCTCACCCATCAG GTTGTCTACAATGCAAATACTCTAGCGAAAATGGTGGCACAGAAGAAAGGTTTGCTGAACCGCCTGCGctattatcaaaacaaatatgaGAGAAATTCCAGCAAAAAGCCTACAACCAAG ACAGGTTTTTGTGGCCTCTGGGGGGCAACTGTGGATGCAATTGACTATTACACTGATGAGATTGAAAAGTTATCTAAAGAA GAAATTTCAGAAAGGGAAAGGGTTATGAGTGATCCTAAGGCTATTATGCCTGCTGCATTTGTTTCATTCAAATCTCGATGGGCGGCGGCTGTGTGTGCTCAGACTCAGCAATCAAGTAACCCGACATTGTGGTTGACAGAGTGGGCCCCTGAGCCACGAGATGTCTATTGGTCTAATCTTGCAATCCCATTTGTTGAGCTTTCAATCCGGAGATTGATCATGGCAGTTGCAACGTTTTTCCTTACATTTTTTTTCATGATTCCGATCGCATTTGTTCAGTCCCTAGCTAACATTGAGGGGATCGAGAAGGTCATGCCCTTCCTAAAACCTCTAATAGAAAA GAAGGTCGTCAAATCCGTTATCCAAGGTTTCCTTCCTGGGATTGCATTGAAAATATTTCTCATTCTTCTTCCAACAATACTCATGACCATGTCGAAGATAGAAGGTTACACATCACTGTCGTCATTAGATAGGAGATCAGCATCAAAGTATCACTTATTTGTTCTTGTTAATGTTTTCTTGGGGAGCATAATCACAGGAACGGCATTTCAACAACTCGATGCTTTCATCCATCAGTCTGCAACTGA GATCCCGGAAACAGTGGGCGTGTCTATTCCAATGAAAGCCACTTTCTTTATTACGTATATCATGGTTGACGGTTGGGCTGGTGTTGCTGGAGAGATTCTTCGATTGGTTCCATTGGTTATGTTTCACTTGAAAAATGCCTTCTTGGTTAAGACAGAGCAAGACAGAGAGGAGGCAATGGACGCTGGGAGTGTGGACTTTGCTTCTAATGAACCTCGAATACAGTTGTATTTCTTGCTTGGACTAGTCTATTCTGTGGTCACACCAGTCCTCCTTCCTTTTATCGTCGTCTTCTTTGGTTTCGCATATTTGGTGTTCCGTCATCAG ATTATCAATGTTTATAACCAGAAGTACGAGAGTGGGGCAGCGTTTTATCCAGATGTTCAGCGCCGTTTGATTATTGGACTAGTAATATCGCAACTTCTACTTATGGGTTTGATGAGCTCAAAAGGTGCGAAGCAGTCAACACCATTGCTCATTGCGCTTCCTGTGTTGACCATCTGGTTCCATAGATTCTGCAAAAGCCGTTTTGAACCAGCATTTGTCAAATTTCCCTTACAG GATGCAATGGTGAAGGATACATTGGAACGAGCAACTGAACCGAACTTGAACCTGAGAGCTTACCTCCAAGACGCCTACATACACCCTGTATTCAAGGATGATGTTTCAGAAAAACTATCAGCGtacgatgaagaagaaaacaatatTCTTGTACCAACCAAGAGAACATCCCAAAGAAGTACGCCTGGTCAAAGCAAATACGATTCCGAAGCTTCTGATACTGGTGGTTCTTAG
- the LOC113355311 gene encoding CSC1-like protein At4g02900 isoform X2, translating into MAYVFTFWTCYVLYHEYKRVSIMRLQFLASEKRRPDQFSVLVRNVPPDTYESVGEHVEHFFCVNHPDHYLTHQVVYNANTLAKMVAQKKGLLNRLRYYQNKYERNSSKKPTTKTGFCGLWGATVDAIDYYTDEIEKLSKEEISERERVMSDPKAIMPAAFVSFKSRWAAAVCAQTQQSSNPTLWLTEWAPEPRDVYWSNLAIPFVELSIRRLIMAVATFFLTFFFMIPIAFVQSLANIEGIEKVMPFLKPLIEKKVVKSVIQGFLPGIALKIFLILLPTILMTMSKIEGYTSLSSLDRRSASKYHLFVLVNVFLGSIITGTAFQQLDAFIHQSATEIPETVGVSIPMKATFFITYIMVDGWAGVAGEILRLVPLVMFHLKNAFLVKTEQDREEAMDAGSVDFASNEPRIQLYFLLGLVYSVVTPVLLPFIVVFFGFAYLVFRHQIINVYNQKYESGAAFYPDVQRRLIIGLVISQLLLMGLMSSKGAKQSTPLLIALPVLTIWFHRFCKSRFEPAFVKFPLQDAMVKDTLERATEPNLNLRAYLQDAYIHPVFKDDVSEKLSAYDEEENNILVPTKRTSQRSTPGQSKYDSEASDTGGS; encoded by the exons ATGGCATATGTCTTCACATTCTGGACATGTTATGTGCTATATCACGAATACAAGAGAGTATCTATTATGAGGCTCCAGTTCCTTGCATCTGAAAAACGTCGTCCAGATCAGTTTTCG GTTCTTGTGAGGAACGTCCCTCCAGATACTTACGAATCAGTTGGCGAGCATGTTGAACATTTCTTTTGTGTCAATCATCCTGATCACTACCTCACCCATCAG GTTGTCTACAATGCAAATACTCTAGCGAAAATGGTGGCACAGAAGAAAGGTTTGCTGAACCGCCTGCGctattatcaaaacaaatatgaGAGAAATTCCAGCAAAAAGCCTACAACCAAG ACAGGTTTTTGTGGCCTCTGGGGGGCAACTGTGGATGCAATTGACTATTACACTGATGAGATTGAAAAGTTATCTAAAGAA GAAATTTCAGAAAGGGAAAGGGTTATGAGTGATCCTAAGGCTATTATGCCTGCTGCATTTGTTTCATTCAAATCTCGATGGGCGGCGGCTGTGTGTGCTCAGACTCAGCAATCAAGTAACCCGACATTGTGGTTGACAGAGTGGGCCCCTGAGCCACGAGATGTCTATTGGTCTAATCTTGCAATCCCATTTGTTGAGCTTTCAATCCGGAGATTGATCATGGCAGTTGCAACGTTTTTCCTTACATTTTTTTTCATGATTCCGATCGCATTTGTTCAGTCCCTAGCTAACATTGAGGGGATCGAGAAGGTCATGCCCTTCCTAAAACCTCTAATAGAAAA GAAGGTCGTCAAATCCGTTATCCAAGGTTTCCTTCCTGGGATTGCATTGAAAATATTTCTCATTCTTCTTCCAACAATACTCATGACCATGTCGAAGATAGAAGGTTACACATCACTGTCGTCATTAGATAGGAGATCAGCATCAAAGTATCACTTATTTGTTCTTGTTAATGTTTTCTTGGGGAGCATAATCACAGGAACGGCATTTCAACAACTCGATGCTTTCATCCATCAGTCTGCAACTGA GATCCCGGAAACAGTGGGCGTGTCTATTCCAATGAAAGCCACTTTCTTTATTACGTATATCATGGTTGACGGTTGGGCTGGTGTTGCTGGAGAGATTCTTCGATTGGTTCCATTGGTTATGTTTCACTTGAAAAATGCCTTCTTGGTTAAGACAGAGCAAGACAGAGAGGAGGCAATGGACGCTGGGAGTGTGGACTTTGCTTCTAATGAACCTCGAATACAGTTGTATTTCTTGCTTGGACTAGTCTATTCTGTGGTCACACCAGTCCTCCTTCCTTTTATCGTCGTCTTCTTTGGTTTCGCATATTTGGTGTTCCGTCATCAG ATTATCAATGTTTATAACCAGAAGTACGAGAGTGGGGCAGCGTTTTATCCAGATGTTCAGCGCCGTTTGATTATTGGACTAGTAATATCGCAACTTCTACTTATGGGTTTGATGAGCTCAAAAGGTGCGAAGCAGTCAACACCATTGCTCATTGCGCTTCCTGTGTTGACCATCTGGTTCCATAGATTCTGCAAAAGCCGTTTTGAACCAGCATTTGTCAAATTTCCCTTACAG GATGCAATGGTGAAGGATACATTGGAACGAGCAACTGAACCGAACTTGAACCTGAGAGCTTACCTCCAAGACGCCTACATACACCCTGTATTCAAGGATGATGTTTCAGAAAAACTATCAGCGtacgatgaagaagaaaacaatatTCTTGTACCAACCAAGAGAACATCCCAAAGAAGTACGCCTGGTCAAAGCAAATACGATTCCGAAGCTTCTGATACTGGTGGTTCTTAG